The following coding sequences lie in one Moritella viscosa genomic window:
- a CDS encoding inner membrane protein, producing MTTKNQAGYKPLYFAFLAGLCGNATLATLTTSEVPFSIFPLIALVLVAYNWYQVYMTSAIESHISKSSLGLFVIGVLTYTTFVRMEYPELGSNFLPLILVLGLSAWVAKTIGVFRSKKQA from the coding sequence ATGACTACAAAGAATCAAGCGGGTTATAAACCATTATATTTTGCTTTCTTAGCTGGCTTATGTGGTAACGCAACATTAGCAACGTTAACGACAAGCGAGGTTCCATTCAGTATTTTTCCGCTCATTGCATTAGTGCTGGTGGCCTATAATTGGTACCAAGTTTACATGACTAGTGCTATTGAAAGTCATATCAGCAAATCGTCATTAGGTTTGTTTGTTATTGGTGTTTTGACGTACACGACATTTGTACGTATGGAATATCCGGAGTTGGGTAGTAATTTCTTACCCTTGATATTGGTATTGGGTTTATCTGCTTGGGTAGCAAAAACCATCGGTGTGTTTAGATCTAAAAAACAGGCATAA